From a region of the Paenibacillus segetis genome:
- the panD gene encoding aspartate 1-decarboxylase, producing the protein MYRTMMKSKIHRATVTEANLNYIGSITIDENLMEAADLLENEKVQIVNNNNGARLETYVIPGPRGSGVICLNGAAARLVQPGDNVIIISYAQMSPEELRSHKPTVVFVGENNHPVEKTDQELHSTVR; encoded by the coding sequence ATGTATAGAACAATGATGAAATCAAAAATCCATCGTGCCACTGTAACTGAAGCCAACTTAAATTATATTGGTAGCATTACGATCGATGAGAACTTGATGGAGGCTGCTGATCTGCTGGAGAATGAGAAGGTGCAGATCGTTAACAATAATAATGGTGCACGACTAGAAACTTACGTAATTCCAGGACCACGCGGAAGTGGAGTCATTTGTTTGAACGGAGCAGCGGCAAGATTGGTACAACCAGGCGATAATGTCATCATTATTTCTTACGCACAGATGTCTCCAGAGGAATTAAGAAGCCATAAACCTACCGTGGTGTTTGTAGGAGAGAATAATCATCCTGTTGAGAAAACGGATCAGGAGCTTCACTCGACTGTTCGCTAA
- a CDS encoding tetratricopeptide repeat protein — protein MKSAPVTENELKVLTEFIFVKGGVQMMFQHVFAEMNEMLDEISRHYPMAQGVQKQDLGHKWNLLKHMSDGIIEEWLCFEEKMGIMRQNWGSPEENQKLESQDLVMKNDAFIKGQGYYKLLMYPQAQGQFNQALEQFPDSFLTHTYMGMCHLHMGHLEDAVNHFHSVLKGAANNRLRAIIYNALGCIEANRGVRVKAKEYFTMAHHSDPSLPEPLANLEVCMHHSGKLQFGNQLTSLL, from the coding sequence ATGAAAAGTGCTCCGGTAACAGAAAATGAACTTAAGGTTCTTACTGAGTTCATCTTCGTTAAGGGTGGGGTGCAAATGATGTTTCAGCATGTATTTGCGGAAATGAACGAGATGCTTGATGAAATTAGTCGGCATTACCCGATGGCCCAAGGTGTGCAAAAACAAGATTTGGGTCATAAATGGAATCTGCTCAAGCATATGAGTGACGGCATTATTGAAGAATGGCTTTGTTTCGAGGAAAAGATGGGCATTATGCGCCAAAATTGGGGCAGTCCTGAAGAAAATCAAAAACTTGAGTCCCAAGATTTAGTCATGAAGAATGACGCATTTATCAAAGGTCAAGGATATTACAAGCTGTTAATGTATCCACAAGCACAAGGGCAGTTTAATCAAGCGCTTGAACAATTCCCTGACAGTTTTCTCACGCATACTTATATGGGAATGTGCCATCTTCACATGGGACATCTAGAGGATGCAGTTAATCATTTTCACAGTGTACTAAAGGGAGCAGCTAATAACCGTTTGCGAGCAATCATTTATAATGCATTAGGATGTATTGAAGCGAATCGAGGAGTACGTGTTAAAGCGAAAGAGTACTTCACGATGGCACATCACAGCGATCCATCTCTGCCCGAACCATTGGCTAATTTGGAGGTTTGTATGCACCACTCCGGTAAGCTACAATTTGGGAATCAATTGACATCGCTGTTGTAA
- the dinG gene encoding ATP-dependent DNA helicase DinG, whose product MKYAVLDFETTGNQPSDEIIQVGLAIIDEDLSVSKIYSSYVKPNVAIPPFITGLTGITEDDVKDAPDLDMVMMEMVPLLNDVVLVGHNVAFDFNYLQSALDKTGYLPFTGRILDTMDFLKIIFPSLTSYQLGQVSSEFEVQHDRPHQADSDALATALIFIKCLEEIFGLPLLTLQRLSDLFAGEDSDLGWFFDAMLQEKERQFDANPNVFTYYRQYALQVDDWMEMIPPRYGIDSNPLSMMTFEQFMDEIRERLRAKLPQYEEREAQNIMQNEVMQAFQEDKHLLVEAGTGTGKSLGYLLPAIYHSVKQDEKVMVSTHTINLQEQLRERDIPLLTEVVPFPFRAAVFKGRQHYLCLRKFEHKINRRDFATPKEDVMIAAQMIVWLTQTETGDDEELNMGNRGGDFWETVASESDSCLGRACPWFRKCYYHRAKHEAGIADVVITNHSKLFTDIQAGHQLLPSYERLVIDEAHHLEDVAGKHLGLQLKYFTVVHTLTRLYKDSKTGQLPNLRGLLQSAKNEKASGWCSLIDSMYHSLIEVKENWDKLSEMLFTLMPDRSDAAPGDPGQFVLRLLPNKKPKEWDVAADLENQIYVALGDVIRKGERILSEIKDESDDFGAEGLMTDISGLLKDAANEREGLRFFIKLDDDETVYWIEGNGSYRSRSLQIFAVPIDVSAQLKSYFFDKKKSVVMTSATLSVDKSFQYMIEQLGLEEAASEDRLFTSMLPSPFNYRDQALLVIPRDFPSVKGSVGDDHFVSTLVQSLADTAIVTRGRMLVLFTSYRMLRQVYDPLKELLSSEGITVIGQGMDSGNRSKLTRRFQGQSASVLLGTSSFWEGVDIPGEALTSLAIVRLPFQPPNHPLIEAKSERLQREKKNPFMKLSVPQAVIRFKQGFGRLVRSSQDRGIVVVYDTRILESYYGKYFLYSLPGPKMEHMPLGQMVPRISEWLIAEEQEGSSLAD is encoded by the coding sequence ATGAAATATGCCGTACTCGATTTTGAAACGACGGGTAACCAGCCCTCCGATGAGATAATTCAAGTGGGGCTTGCCATTATAGATGAAGATCTCTCAGTATCCAAGATATATTCTTCCTATGTTAAGCCGAACGTAGCCATTCCACCGTTTATCACGGGATTAACAGGCATAACAGAAGATGATGTTAAGGATGCGCCAGATCTTGATATGGTCATGATGGAAATGGTTCCTTTGCTTAATGATGTAGTGCTCGTTGGTCATAACGTGGCCTTTGATTTTAATTATTTGCAGAGCGCATTGGATAAGACAGGATATTTACCTTTTACCGGTCGAATTCTAGATACGATGGACTTTTTGAAAATTATTTTTCCTTCGCTAACTTCTTACCAACTTGGTCAAGTCTCCTCGGAATTTGAAGTACAGCATGATCGTCCACATCAGGCGGATAGCGACGCTTTGGCTACAGCTCTTATTTTTATAAAGTGTCTGGAGGAAATTTTCGGTCTGCCGCTGCTCACTCTGCAACGATTGTCAGATCTATTTGCAGGTGAAGATAGCGATTTAGGCTGGTTTTTTGATGCCATGTTACAGGAGAAGGAACGGCAATTTGATGCTAATCCGAATGTCTTCACTTATTATCGCCAATATGCGCTGCAAGTAGATGATTGGATGGAGATGATTCCTCCAAGATATGGTATCGACAGTAATCCGTTGTCTATGATGACATTTGAGCAATTTATGGATGAGATTCGGGAGCGACTGCGTGCCAAATTACCGCAATATGAAGAACGTGAAGCGCAGAACATCATGCAAAATGAAGTGATGCAAGCGTTTCAGGAAGACAAGCATCTCTTGGTTGAAGCTGGAACAGGAACAGGCAAGTCACTTGGATATCTTTTGCCTGCCATTTATCATAGCGTGAAGCAAGATGAAAAGGTAATGGTTAGTACGCATACGATTAATCTCCAGGAGCAACTGCGAGAGCGTGATATTCCGTTATTGACAGAAGTGGTTCCTTTTCCGTTTCGGGCTGCAGTTTTTAAAGGTAGACAGCATTATTTGTGTTTGAGAAAATTTGAACATAAAATTAACAGAAGAGACTTTGCAACACCCAAAGAAGATGTCATGATTGCCGCACAAATGATCGTATGGCTGACGCAAACCGAAACCGGGGACGATGAAGAGCTCAATATGGGCAATCGAGGCGGAGACTTCTGGGAGACCGTAGCCAGTGAATCAGATTCTTGCCTTGGACGTGCTTGCCCATGGTTTCGTAAATGTTATTACCACAGGGCTAAACATGAAGCTGGAATCGCTGATGTCGTCATTACGAACCATTCGAAATTGTTCACCGATATTCAAGCCGGGCATCAATTACTGCCGAGTTACGAGCGACTTGTTATCGATGAGGCTCATCACTTGGAAGATGTTGCAGGTAAACATTTAGGGCTTCAATTAAAGTATTTTACTGTTGTGCATACCTTGACTCGCCTGTATAAAGATAGCAAGACAGGGCAGTTACCCAATCTTAGAGGTCTACTCCAGAGTGCGAAGAACGAAAAAGCTTCAGGATGGTGTTCTTTGATCGATAGCATGTATCACTCTCTAATCGAGGTGAAGGAGAATTGGGATAAATTGAGTGAGATGCTCTTCACTCTCATGCCTGACCGTAGTGATGCGGCTCCAGGAGATCCTGGTCAATTCGTTCTTCGATTGCTTCCAAACAAGAAGCCTAAGGAATGGGATGTTGCTGCTGATTTGGAGAACCAGATTTATGTTGCTTTGGGCGATGTTATTCGCAAAGGGGAACGTATACTGAGTGAAATCAAAGATGAATCTGATGATTTTGGCGCCGAAGGTTTAATGACGGACATTAGCGGTTTATTGAAAGATGCCGCGAATGAACGTGAAGGACTACGTTTCTTCATCAAACTGGATGACGACGAGACAGTGTATTGGATTGAGGGCAACGGTAGTTACCGTAGTCGGTCCTTACAAATCTTTGCCGTTCCGATCGATGTGAGTGCACAATTAAAGTCATATTTCTTTGATAAAAAGAAGAGTGTTGTGATGACCTCGGCCACTTTGTCGGTCGATAAATCTTTCCAATATATGATTGAACAACTTGGACTTGAGGAGGCTGCCTCCGAGGATCGACTGTTTACATCGATGCTTCCGTCCCCTTTTAATTATCGGGACCAAGCATTACTAGTCATCCCAAGGGATTTTCCAAGTGTTAAGGGAAGCGTAGGTGACGATCATTTTGTCAGTACGCTTGTACAGTCTCTTGCCGACACAGCAATCGTTACTCGGGGGCGTATGCTGGTATTATTCACATCTTACCGAATGCTACGGCAGGTCTATGATCCCCTTAAAGAGCTTTTATCTTCTGAGGGCATCACAGTTATAGGTCAAGGTATGGATAGTGGCAATCGTAGTAAACTGACCCGTAGATTTCAGGGGCAGAGTGCCTCCGTACTGCTCGGAACGAGCAGTTTCTGGGAAGGGGTGGATATTCCAGGCGAAGCTTTAACAAGCTTGGCAATCGTCCGTTTGCCTTTCCAACCTCCCAACCATCCATTGATTGAAGCGAAGAGTGAACGGCTTCAGAGGGAGAAGAAGAACCCGTTCATGAAATTGTCTGTGCCTCAGGCGGTAATCCGCTTTAAGCAAGGCTTTGGACGATTGGTCCGTTCTTCGCAAGACCGAGGAATTGTGGTTGTTTATGATACGCGCATCTTGGAATCCTACTACGGAAAATACTTTTTATATTCATTACCCGGACCGAAGATGGAGCATATGCCACTTGGACAGATGGTTCCTCGTATTTCGGAATGGCTGATTGCTGAAGAACAAGAGGGTTCTTCATTAGCGGATTAG